A single genomic interval of Spirosoma taeanense harbors:
- a CDS encoding SPOR domain-containing protein, protein MHFRLGSFFVLAIFILHGCGSSRPTVSNRSTVDYNSYNEDLSSVRPVYSTVPAVPPAATRPGTPTSTSVAAPATPRKNEVRKPSRPVEAMHINRQLDLVLDTIANQNRSIRYAPGFRVQVYVGNQRKEVDDIKLIIAQNFPELNPYLSYNQPTYKLKVGDFMRRLDAERYYASIRQLVPLAQLQADKVDVRRSLLIK, encoded by the coding sequence ATGCACTTCAGATTAGGTAGTTTTTTTGTACTGGCCATTTTTATATTACATGGTTGTGGCAGCAGTCGCCCGACGGTGTCGAACCGGTCGACGGTGGATTACAACAGCTACAATGAGGATTTGTCATCAGTTCGGCCAGTTTACTCGACTGTTCCGGCCGTACCGCCAGCTGCCACCCGACCGGGAACGCCGACTTCAACCTCAGTTGCAGCTCCCGCTACCCCCCGGAAAAATGAAGTTCGTAAGCCCAGTCGGCCTGTCGAAGCAATGCATATTAACCGGCAGCTGGATCTGGTATTGGACACGATTGCAAATCAGAACCGATCAATTCGCTACGCTCCGGGTTTTCGGGTTCAGGTATACGTAGGCAATCAGCGTAAAGAAGTTGATGACATTAAGCTGATCATTGCTCAGAATTTTCCTGAACTAAATCCCTACCTAAGCTATAACCAGCCGACGTATAAGCTTAAAGTAGGTGACTTCATGCGTCGGCTGGATGCAGAACGATACTATGCTTCCATACGGCAACTAGTGCCATTGGCCCAGTTACAGGCTGATAAAGTAGATGTGCGACGTAGCCTATTAATAAAATAA
- the gmd gene encoding GDP-mannose 4,6-dehydratase, with protein sequence MKKALITGITGQDGAYLAELLLEKGYEVHGIKRRSSLFNTQRIDHMYEDPHERNIRFKLHYGDLSDSTNIIRIIQEVQPDEIYNLGAMSHVRVSFDEPEYTAQVDGIGTLRILEAVRLLGLTEKTRIYQASTSELYGGVQGHAQSETTPFYPRSPYAVAKLYGYWITVNYREAYNMYACNGILFNHESPLRGETFVTRKITRAVARIGLGLQDKVYLGNLDAQRDWGHAKDYVEAMYLILQQETPEDFVIATGVTTRIRDFVRMSFAEIGVELEFKGEGENETGVVVSASNPDFPIEVGKEVVCVDPRYFRPTEVDLLLGDPTKAMEKLNWKPKYDLPALVKDMMNADIDLFKRDQFLAQSGHQVLNYFE encoded by the coding sequence ATGAAAAAAGCGTTGATAACCGGCATCACCGGACAAGATGGGGCCTACCTGGCCGAGCTGCTCTTAGAAAAAGGGTATGAAGTACACGGCATCAAACGCCGGAGCTCGCTGTTCAACACGCAGCGAATTGATCACATGTATGAAGATCCGCACGAACGGAATATACGGTTCAAACTTCATTATGGTGATCTGTCAGATTCGACAAACATTATCCGGATTATACAGGAAGTTCAGCCGGACGAGATTTATAACCTCGGCGCTATGTCGCACGTGCGGGTAAGCTTTGACGAACCCGAATACACTGCTCAGGTCGATGGTATTGGTACGCTTCGTATTCTGGAAGCAGTTCGATTACTGGGCCTGACCGAGAAAACCCGCATTTATCAAGCGTCTACTTCTGAACTATATGGTGGTGTTCAGGGGCACGCCCAATCGGAAACGACCCCTTTCTACCCACGTTCGCCCTATGCGGTCGCGAAACTCTATGGCTATTGGATTACGGTGAACTACCGTGAAGCCTATAACATGTATGCCTGCAACGGAATCCTGTTTAACCACGAATCGCCTTTACGGGGCGAAACTTTCGTAACCCGTAAAATCACGCGGGCTGTGGCCCGTATTGGTTTGGGGCTGCAGGATAAAGTGTATCTGGGTAACCTCGATGCGCAACGGGACTGGGGACATGCCAAGGATTACGTAGAAGCTATGTACCTGATTCTCCAGCAGGAAACACCGGAGGATTTCGTTATCGCAACGGGCGTAACGACGCGTATCCGTGATTTCGTTCGTATGTCTTTCGCCGAAATTGGCGTTGAGCTTGAGTTTAAAGGCGAAGGCGAAAATGAAACGGGTGTTGTGGTTAGCGCATCCAACCCCGATTTCCCGATTGAAGTTGGCAAAGAAGTTGTTTGTGTAGACCCACGCTATTTCCGCCCAACGGAGGTGGATTTGCTATTAGGCGATCCAACGAAGGCCATGGAAAAACTTAACTGGAAGCCTAAGTAC